From the Gammaproteobacteria bacterium genome, one window contains:
- a CDS encoding type II secretion system protein M codes for MTDSIAQIKQKWRGLQPRERTIILVGSVILAVFFVYAGVWIPVAGKIQALSTTLPKKQAQLALMQTQARTIKLATSNSGAKPEGTVMARIEAISRQRNLASLIDTMEPQGNDGVRLVISSISFDQLIDLIDAANRQSLMTSSASLDATENIGTVSARMVFKEQ; via the coding sequence ATGACTGACTCCATTGCACAAATCAAGCAGAAATGGCGCGGCCTGCAACCACGCGAACGAACCATAATCCTGGTCGGATCTGTGATTCTCGCCGTCTTTTTTGTCTATGCCGGGGTATGGATTCCAGTCGCCGGAAAAATCCAGGCACTCAGTACCACGCTGCCTAAAAAACAGGCACAACTGGCTCTCATGCAAACACAGGCAAGAACAATCAAGCTCGCCACCAGCAACTCGGGAGCGAAGCCGGAAGGTACGGTAATGGCCCGCATTGAAGCAATCAGTCGCCAGAGAAACCTGGCATCCCTGATCGACACCATGGAACCACAAGGCAATGACGGCGTACGGCTGGTTATCAGCAGCATCAGCTTCGACCAGCTCATTGACCTGATTGATGCAGCCAACAGACAATCACTGATGACCAGCAGTGCTTCCCTGGATGCCACAGAAAACATCGGCACAGTCAGCGCGCGCATGGTATTCAAAGAGCAATAA
- a CDS encoding type II secretion system protein N, giving the protein MKFSIPKNRGAINKPVRNLVATGLLFYVVFIIIYAPASLLAWAMEKAGISSFILQQPNGTVWHGHGLIATPAGSNQAAVITRVEWRIRPFHLLLGKLKTSLTFSDEALMGKATVSITPGTLLIDKLKLAAPASTVGLIYAPASLLSLSGNITVTANTFSLSRKQFLGTATLTWRDAGSALTPVNPLGNFEFGATSDKTGNKASIRGKNLDGPLVFSINGNWDIGGSQMLNLNGFIQPGERKQELEPLLRMIGNDNGGGRRNINLNMPMKLAR; this is encoded by the coding sequence ATGAAATTTTCAATTCCGAAAAATCGCGGCGCCATAAACAAACCTGTCCGTAATCTTGTTGCCACCGGACTGTTGTTCTATGTTGTATTTATCATTATATACGCCCCGGCGTCCCTGCTGGCCTGGGCTATGGAAAAGGCTGGCATCAGTTCATTCATTCTGCAACAACCCAACGGAACCGTTTGGCATGGACACGGTTTGATAGCCACACCTGCCGGAAGCAACCAGGCTGCCGTCATCACCAGGGTCGAATGGCGAATTCGTCCATTTCACCTGCTGCTCGGCAAACTGAAAACATCCCTGACTTTCAGCGACGAGGCGTTGATGGGAAAGGCGACAGTCAGCATAACGCCAGGTACGCTGCTGATTGACAAATTAAAACTGGCGGCCCCGGCTTCAACCGTCGGCCTGATTTACGCACCCGCTTCACTCTTATCACTTTCAGGCAATATTACTGTTACCGCAAACACCTTCAGCTTGTCCCGAAAACAATTCCTGGGCACAGCAACGCTCACCTGGCGAGATGCCGGCAGCGCACTGACCCCGGTTAACCCGCTTGGCAATTTCGAATTCGGTGCGACAAGTGACAAAACCGGAAACAAGGCGAGTATTAGAGGAAAGAATCTAGATGGGCCACTGGTATTTAGTATAAACGGCAACTGGGATATAGGCGGCTCGCAGATGCTGAACCTGAACGGCTTTATTCAGCCCGGGGAAAGAAAACAGGAGCTTGAGCCGTTGCTGCGAATGATTGGCAACGACAACGGTGGCGGAAGACGCAATATTAACCTGAACATGCCAATGAAACTCGCCAGATAG
- the rnhB gene encoding ribonuclease HII, which produces MTRVIRPGQEIPSPLLEGRLVAGIDEAGRGPLAGSVFAAAVILDPGKPIDGLNDSKQLTPGKRSSLELEIKNRALAWAVHPVDAATIDEINILQATFLAMRKAVEGLVPAAGVALIDGNRVPGGPCEEVAIIKGDQRVACISAASILAKVARDREMEQLDKIFPQYGFARHKGYPTKEHIHALNTYGVIAEHRKSYAPVARLLM; this is translated from the coding sequence ATGACCCGCGTAATCAGGCCCGGGCAAGAGATACCTTCACCGCTGCTTGAAGGTCGGCTCGTAGCCGGCATTGACGAGGCAGGGCGCGGTCCACTGGCTGGTTCAGTATTTGCTGCTGCCGTCATACTTGATCCCGGAAAACCGATCGATGGACTGAATGATTCCAAGCAACTAACACCCGGTAAGCGCTCATCACTTGAGCTGGAAATAAAAAACCGTGCGCTGGCGTGGGCTGTTCACCCGGTTGACGCCGCTACCATCGATGAGATCAATATTCTCCAGGCAACATTCCTGGCTATGAGAAAAGCTGTAGAAGGCCTGGTACCGGCAGCCGGAGTTGCACTGATTGATGGCAACAGGGTTCCTGGCGGGCCATGTGAAGAGGTTGCCATTATCAAGGGTGACCAGAGGGTGGCGTGTATTTCAGCCGCGTCAATCCTGGCGAAGGTTGCCCGGGACCGGGAAATGGAACAGCTGGACAAAATCTTTCCGCAATATGGTTTTGCCAGGCACAAGGGTTATCCCACGAAAGAGCATATCCACGCCTTGAATACCTATGGCGTCATTGCTGAACATCGAAAGAGTTATGCGCCGGTTGCCCGGTTATTGATGTAG
- the lpxB gene encoding lipid-A-disaccharide synthase: protein MTARKPLRIAMVAGEVSGDLLGADLIKALKLHHPDIEIYGIGGPRMIEQGFRSLYDMERLAVMGLVEVLGRLGELLKIRKTLRDQLISDPPDAFVGIDAPDFNTDLELKLKKAGIPTLHYVSPTVWAWRGYRIKKIRQAVDHMLVVFPFEMKFYEKQHMRATFVGHPAANETPEVIDKTGARKALALPIDKDVIALLPGSRGSELSRHAELFVDSVVRIHARYPDAVFALPFAKPQLRQAFLDAIGKREQQSLPIVYFDGRSREVLAAADVALLASGTAALEAALMRTPMVVTYRMNPLSAWLIKRFAHVKLFSMPNNLAGHELVPEFIQEKATADNLSSSVCRFLEDSARRQHVTRELSGIYTQLRCESGKLAAEAVLSEVRLSRDEKQ, encoded by the coding sequence GTGACAGCGAGGAAGCCGCTACGAATAGCCATGGTCGCCGGAGAAGTCTCCGGCGATTTGCTTGGTGCTGACCTGATCAAGGCACTGAAGCTTCACCATCCGGACATCGAGATTTACGGTATCGGCGGACCCAGGATGATTGAGCAGGGTTTCAGGTCGCTCTATGACATGGAGAGACTGGCGGTAATGGGGCTGGTGGAGGTGCTGGGTCGCCTCGGCGAACTGCTTAAAATCAGGAAAACATTACGAGACCAGCTTATCTCGGATCCGCCTGATGCTTTTGTTGGTATTGATGCGCCGGATTTTAATACGGATCTCGAGCTCAAGCTGAAGAAAGCGGGTATACCGACATTGCACTACGTTAGCCCAACCGTTTGGGCGTGGCGTGGTTACCGTATAAAAAAAATTCGTCAGGCAGTGGATCACATGCTTGTGGTATTTCCATTCGAGATGAAGTTTTATGAGAAGCAGCACATGCGTGCTACTTTTGTTGGACATCCTGCCGCCAACGAAACACCGGAAGTAATAGACAAGACGGGTGCAAGAAAGGCGCTGGCATTACCGATCGACAAAGATGTTATAGCGCTGTTGCCGGGAAGCCGGGGTTCGGAGTTGTCACGTCATGCCGAACTATTCGTGGATTCGGTGGTTCGGATACATGCACGTTATCCGGATGCGGTATTCGCGCTGCCATTCGCCAAGCCACAACTTCGGCAGGCCTTCTTGGATGCTATTGGAAAACGGGAGCAGCAATCGTTGCCAATAGTTTATTTCGACGGCCGATCGAGGGAGGTGCTTGCCGCTGCTGATGTCGCGCTGCTGGCATCGGGCACGGCGGCGCTGGAAGCAGCGCTGATGCGCACACCGATGGTTGTTACCTATCGCATGAACCCGTTGAGTGCGTGGCTGATCAAACGTTTTGCCCATGTAAAACTCTTTTCCATGCCCAATAACCTGGCGGGACATGAACTGGTCCCGGAGTTTATACAGGAGAAAGCGACAGCTGATAACCTGTCGTCATCGGTATGCCGCTTTCTGGAAGACAGTGCTCGGCGACAGCATGTAACCCGGGAACTGTCTGGTATCTACACCCAGTTGCGTTGTGAATCGGGCAAGCTCGCGGCTGAAGCTGTGTTAAGCGAGGTTCGGTTATCACGGGATGAAAAGCAATGA
- the lpxA gene encoding acyl-ACP--UDP-N-acetylglucosamine O-acyltransferase, with amino-acid sequence MSRIHPTAIVADSANVAEDVEVGPYAVIGDDVVIGSGTWIGAHASIVGPTTIGCNNKIYQFCSIGGDTQHTAKQTRVSTLSIGDGNTFREFCTINRGSDQGTNKTVIGNNNFLMAYVHVAHDCVIGNNVTFANNASLAGHVEVEDYAILGGFTGIHQFCRVGSHVMTGIATISFKDIPPYLMVSGNTAQPFGLNTRGLKRRGFTEDDIKALKTAYKTLYRSGLTQDKALGELADLADKYPDVGHFVEFIKKTERGIIR; translated from the coding sequence ATGAGTCGCATTCACCCAACGGCAATAGTAGCCGATAGCGCCAATGTCGCTGAAGATGTTGAGGTCGGGCCTTATGCGGTAATAGGCGACGACGTTGTGATCGGATCTGGCACCTGGATTGGTGCGCATGCATCGATTGTCGGACCTACAACCATCGGCTGCAACAACAAGATATACCAGTTCTGTTCCATCGGCGGTGATACCCAGCATACCGCCAAACAAACCCGTGTCAGTACGCTGTCCATAGGTGATGGCAATACGTTCAGGGAATTCTGCACCATTAACCGGGGCAGTGATCAGGGTACAAACAAGACAGTTATCGGGAACAATAATTTCCTGATGGCATACGTGCATGTTGCTCATGACTGCGTTATTGGCAATAACGTTACTTTTGCCAATAACGCCAGCCTGGCCGGTCATGTCGAGGTGGAAGACTACGCGATACTGGGCGGTTTTACCGGGATACATCAGTTCTGTCGTGTTGGCTCCCATGTCATGACGGGTATTGCGACTATCAGTTTCAAGGATATTCCGCCATACCTGATGGTCTCCGGAAATACTGCCCAGCCATTTGGACTGAATACCCGGGGCCTCAAGCGCCGTGGATTCACCGAAGATGATATCAAGGCTCTCAAGACAGCGTACAAAACGCTGTACCGATCAGGATTAACCCAGGACAAGGCGCTTGGCGAGCTTGCAGATCTTGCGGACAAGTATCCTGATGTCGGGCATTTCGTCGAGTTCATCAAGAAAACCGAGCGTGGAATCATTCGATAG
- the fabZ gene encoding 3-hydroxyacyl-ACP dehydratase FabZ yields the protein MKTLDVNKIKELLPHRYPFLLIDRVLDYELDKELTALKNVTANEPFFEGHFPVAPVMPGVLILEAMAQAGGILSSLTLNQSFGEGGVYYFVGIDKARFKRPVVPGDQLIIKTVLSRKLRNIWKFEATASVDGEVCCTAELMCTYKEE from the coding sequence TTGAAGACCCTGGACGTAAACAAGATTAAGGAGCTTTTGCCTCATCGTTATCCATTTTTGCTGATTGACCGGGTCCTCGATTATGAACTGGACAAGGAACTGACTGCGCTGAAAAATGTTACCGCAAATGAACCTTTTTTTGAAGGTCATTTCCCGGTTGCACCGGTTATGCCCGGTGTCCTGATTCTTGAAGCCATGGCCCAGGCAGGCGGTATCCTGAGTTCGCTTACCTTGAACCAGTCGTTCGGCGAGGGTGGTGTCTATTACTTTGTCGGCATAGACAAGGCAAGATTCAAGCGCCCGGTAGTCCCGGGTGACCAGTTGATTATCAAGACGGTATTGTCCAGAAAGCTCAGGAACATCTGGAAGTTTGAGGCAACAGCGTCAGTAGACGGCGAGGTGTGCTGTACTGCTGAACTTATGTGTACCTATAAGGAAGAGTAA
- the lpxD gene encoding UDP-3-O-(3-hydroxymyristoyl)glucosamine N-acyltransferase — translation MITLSELASILGCTVVGDGALQVRGGASLVSAGPGDIVFITSEKYLGLLGECSAGAVLVSPEHASGVVGNKLICDNPHVAFARALEVLYPRSAPLKTIHESAVIAETASLGEAVTVGPNSCVGEFTMVGDDVWIGANVTIGDNVRIGAGTRLEPGVVVLDGCHLGRNCIIHAGAVIGADGFGYARNGKSWVKVPQIGVVRLGDEVEIGANTTIDRGALDDTIIGNRVKIDNQVQIAHNVTIGEDTMIAGCVGIAGSATIGANCAIGGQAGILGHLSVVDGVTIGACSLVSKSITKPGMYSSSIRVQELAKWQKTLANLNRLDQFAGKITALEQRMNTLEGEA, via the coding sequence GTGATTACTCTATCCGAGCTGGCCTCAATACTGGGTTGCACCGTCGTCGGTGATGGTGCCCTGCAGGTTCGTGGCGGGGCTTCGCTGGTCAGCGCCGGACCGGGAGACATCGTTTTTATCACCTCCGAGAAATACCTGGGCCTGCTTGGCGAATGCAGTGCAGGGGCGGTGCTGGTGTCACCTGAGCACGCCAGCGGGGTAGTGGGCAACAAGCTGATTTGTGACAACCCCCATGTGGCTTTCGCTCGTGCGCTGGAGGTTTTGTATCCCCGATCCGCGCCCCTGAAAACCATTCATGAGAGCGCGGTGATAGCGGAAACCGCGAGCCTGGGCGAGGCCGTAACCGTCGGCCCAAACAGTTGCGTCGGCGAATTTACCATGGTCGGCGACGATGTCTGGATTGGCGCCAATGTAACCATAGGCGATAACGTTAGGATTGGTGCCGGGACCCGTCTTGAACCCGGCGTTGTCGTTCTGGATGGCTGTCATTTGGGCAGAAACTGCATTATTCATGCCGGTGCGGTGATAGGGGCCGACGGCTTTGGTTATGCCCGGAACGGCAAATCCTGGGTCAAGGTGCCCCAGATTGGCGTTGTACGACTGGGAGATGAAGTCGAAATCGGCGCCAACACGACGATTGACCGGGGTGCACTGGACGATACGATCATTGGCAACCGTGTAAAAATCGATAACCAGGTCCAGATTGCGCATAACGTCACAATCGGCGAAGATACGATGATTGCCGGGTGCGTCGGAATTGCCGGAAGTGCCACAATCGGCGCCAATTGTGCAATTGGTGGACAGGCAGGGATTCTAGGCCATCTTTCTGTTGTCGATGGCGTTACAATTGGGGCGTGTTCGCTGGTGTCAAAATCCATCACAAAGCCTGGCATGTATTCCTCAAGCATCAGAGTGCAAGAGCTTGCCAAGTGGCAAAAGACCCTGGCAAACCTGAACCGGCTTGATCAATTCGCAGGAAAAATTACTGCATTAGAGCAAAGAATGAATACTTTGGAAGGAGAAGCGTAG
- a CDS encoding OmpH family outer membrane protein codes for MIDAGQNKLSIIALLLGFLATVLSPAGLAEQQNLKLAYVNFVKVIERAPQAEAALKKLEAEFSPRDKSIVDLQNQIKESEDKLEKDALVLKSAERRSVERDILKMKRDLRRITQEFREDYNLRRNEELASLQKMVSRVIEEIARQEKYDLIVHEGTLYASKRVDITEKVLDRLKRETGR; via the coding sequence ATGATTGATGCAGGACAAAACAAGCTTTCGATCATCGCACTATTGCTGGGCTTCCTGGCAACGGTACTGAGCCCGGCTGGGCTTGCCGAACAGCAGAACCTCAAGCTCGCCTATGTCAATTTTGTGAAGGTCATTGAGCGCGCCCCCCAGGCCGAAGCGGCCCTGAAGAAGCTGGAAGCGGAATTCAGCCCCCGCGACAAAAGTATTGTTGACCTGCAAAACCAGATCAAGGAGTCTGAGGACAAGCTGGAAAAGGATGCCCTGGTGCTGAAATCGGCAGAAAGGCGGTCGGTAGAGCGCGATATCCTCAAGATGAAGCGCGACCTTCGCCGGATTACCCAGGAGTTCCGGGAAGATTACAATCTGCGACGCAATGAAGAACTGGCGTCACTGCAAAAAATGGTCTCCAGAGTAATTGAAGAGATTGCCCGGCAGGAAAAATACGATCTCATAGTCCACGAAGGCACTCTATACGCCAGCAAGCGGGTAGACATTACCGAAAAAGTGCTTGACCGGCTGAAGCGCGAAACCGGGCGATAG
- the bamA gene encoding outer membrane protein assembly factor BamA has translation MSIRKLFVFVCLVVLGAGQLTHAAEQGFVVSDIRVEGLNRISAGTVFNYFPVKVGDSFAMSKSQDAIRAVYKTGFFTDVSLHRKGTVLIVRVKERPSIASIKLEGAKEISESDLRKGLKDAGLAEGRIFSRTLLDRIQNELKRQYFSQGRYSVEIDTIIEDLERNRVAVNITVKEGLVATIRQINLIGNKEYSDDDILDEFMLSSTGMFSFMSSSDQYSRERLIGDTEILMNMYRNNGYMNFNIESTQVSISPDKENIYITISMSEGDKYFFGDYKLSGNLIGADKEIAEAVAVDSGSVFSRDSITKTTQAITGILGKEGYAFANVNAIPDVDEKTKKVNLTFYIDPGKRTYVRRINFFGNAVTRDDVLRREMRQLEGGWFSPALVNRSRVRLQRLGFFDAVNIETPQVPGTDDQVDINVMVKERPTGNLLLGIGYSDVDGALVNGSISEKNLLGSGKELSASFDNSKSSKHVNLKYVNPYYTDNGIERGFTLYAREIDAEAADTAPYILSTNGLGVFFTFPTTELQSLNAGVAYESNKITVDPVTGSRVAIDFVDRYGEDTNALKVTMGWSLDSLNKALFPSSGGRIRLSIEGTTPGSDVEYYRTTTDASYYIPLTHYFTFRSKLDVGYGRGFGDSISMPFYKNYYVGGSSTLRGYESRSLGPVDSNRGQPIGGNKRLLGNLELFMPVPGSDVDDSAMRLSLFVDSGMVYPYGSEIDVEQMRHTYGIAFHWFSPIGPLSFSYAWPFNEEPGDQLEKTQFSVGVPFR, from the coding sequence ATGAGTATAAGAAAACTGTTTGTCTTTGTTTGCCTTGTGGTTTTGGGTGCGGGTCAACTGACCCATGCGGCGGAACAAGGGTTTGTTGTATCGGATATACGCGTAGAAGGGCTGAATCGAATATCGGCCGGCACAGTATTCAATTACTTCCCGGTGAAAGTCGGTGACAGTTTCGCCATGTCAAAATCCCAGGATGCAATCCGTGCTGTATACAAGACCGGGTTTTTCACCGACGTATCGTTACACAGGAAGGGCACAGTTCTTATAGTCCGCGTCAAGGAGCGACCATCAATTGCCAGTATCAAGCTGGAGGGCGCCAAGGAAATCAGCGAAAGTGACTTGCGCAAGGGTCTGAAAGATGCAGGCCTTGCCGAAGGCAGGATTTTCAGCAGGACGCTGCTGGATCGTATTCAAAACGAGCTTAAAAGACAGTATTTCTCCCAGGGCAGGTATTCGGTTGAGATCGACACAATAATTGAAGATCTCGAAAGAAACCGTGTTGCCGTTAACATAACGGTCAAGGAAGGTCTCGTAGCAACAATCAGGCAGATAAACCTGATTGGCAACAAGGAGTACAGCGACGATGACATACTGGATGAATTCATGCTGTCGTCGACCGGTATGTTCTCGTTCATGTCTTCATCGGACCAGTATTCCAGGGAGCGATTGATTGGTGATACGGAGATACTGATGAACATGTACCGGAATAACGGCTATATGAACTTCAATATTGAATCTACCCAGGTATCCATCAGCCCGGACAAGGAAAATATCTATATTACAATCAGCATGTCTGAGGGAGACAAGTACTTTTTTGGAGATTACAAACTTTCCGGGAACCTGATTGGCGCAGACAAGGAAATCGCCGAAGCGGTTGCCGTTGATTCCGGTAGTGTATTTTCCAGGGACAGTATTACCAAGACCACCCAGGCGATAACAGGCATTCTGGGCAAGGAAGGGTATGCCTTTGCCAACGTGAATGCGATTCCGGATGTAGACGAGAAAACCAAGAAGGTCAACCTGACCTTTTATATTGACCCGGGAAAGAGAACCTACGTAAGGCGGATCAACTTCTTTGGCAATGCCGTCACACGTGACGATGTGTTGCGCAGGGAAATGAGGCAACTTGAAGGCGGCTGGTTCTCCCCGGCACTGGTTAACAGATCCCGTGTCCGTCTGCAGCGACTTGGCTTCTTTGACGCAGTAAATATTGAAACCCCGCAGGTCCCCGGGACTGATGACCAGGTCGATATCAATGTTATGGTCAAGGAGCGTCCGACAGGAAACCTGTTGCTCGGTATCGGTTATTCAGATGTTGATGGCGCATTGGTAAACGGCAGTATCAGTGAGAAGAACCTCCTGGGCAGCGGCAAGGAGTTGTCAGCCAGTTTTGACAACAGCAAGTCCAGCAAGCATGTAAATCTCAAATACGTTAACCCGTATTACACAGACAATGGAATTGAGCGCGGATTTACTCTCTACGCAAGAGAGATTGATGCGGAAGCGGCTGATACCGCACCGTATATCCTTTCTACAAATGGTCTTGGAGTGTTTTTCACATTCCCGACAACGGAGCTTCAGTCATTAAATGCCGGCGTGGCATATGAGTCCAACAAGATTACGGTGGATCCGGTTACCGGTTCCAGGGTGGCTATTGACTTTGTTGACAGGTATGGCGAGGACACCAATGCACTGAAAGTTACCATGGGCTGGTCTCTTGATTCTCTAAACAAGGCCTTGTTCCCGAGTTCAGGCGGCAGAATCCGGTTGTCCATAGAGGGAACGACGCCTGGCAGTGACGTGGAGTACTACCGTACCACTACGGATGCATCGTATTACATCCCGCTGACACATTACTTCACATTCCGTTCCAAGCTGGATGTGGGTTACGGGCGCGGCTTTGGTGATTCAATCAGTATGCCGTTTTACAAGAATTATTATGTGGGCGGCAGCTCGACATTGCGCGGATACGAGTCTCGTTCGCTAGGGCCGGTGGACAGCAATCGGGGGCAGCCGATAGGTGGCAACAAGCGTCTGCTCGGCAACCTGGAGCTGTTCATGCCAGTGCCCGGGTCAGATGTCGACGACAGTGCAATGCGCTTGAGCTTGTTTGTGGATAGCGGTATGGTTTATCCATATGGCAGCGAAATTGATGTTGAGCAGATGCGCCATACGTACGGAATTGCATTCCACTGGTTTTCGCCAATCGGACCGTTGAGCTTCAGTTATGCCTGGCCATTTAACGAAGAGCCCGGTGATCAACTGGAAAAGACCCAGTTCTCGGTTGGTGTGCCATTCAGGTAG
- the rseP gene encoding RIP metalloprotease RseP: MSAIYTILSFVVAIGILVVVHEFGHFWVAKKLGVKVLRFSVGFGKPLWSRRFGADSTELVLAAIPLGGYVKMLGEDDDDVPEQERHRAFNRKPLASRVAIVIAGPLFNFIFAILAYAFVFNHGVDDLVPEVGRVEPGSIAYSAGVRAGDVLMDLDGRPVNGWGEHRIYLMKRALSGEVIHLRVRKTDGAEHATTIDLSAVDVGVLRGRVFEDALGLFPFQQLVEPVVGNVLEGAGKAAGLRQGDRVVSVNNQEMKTWMDLVAVVGSNPGNELSMIIDRNGVKQKLRVIPETVATAERVTGRINVSVQLPEFPKNKLVRLEQSVGQSLLSASEHTWNMSVLTLQMLYKMLSLEVSTENISGPITIAQYAGKSAEVGLDRFVLFLAIVSISLGVLNLLPIPVLDGGHLLYYLIEAIKGSPLSEESMVIGQQLGMFLLAGLMILAFYNDLTRLFG; encoded by the coding sequence ATGAGCGCGATATATACCATCCTTTCCTTTGTAGTGGCGATAGGCATTCTTGTTGTCGTTCATGAGTTTGGACATTTCTGGGTGGCAAAAAAACTGGGCGTAAAGGTGCTCAGATTTTCAGTAGGGTTTGGCAAGCCATTGTGGAGCCGTCGTTTTGGTGCGGACAGCACAGAGCTGGTGCTGGCTGCAATACCACTCGGAGGCTATGTCAAAATGCTTGGCGAGGATGACGATGATGTGCCAGAACAGGAAAGACATCGTGCATTTAACCGTAAGCCCCTGGCAAGCCGGGTTGCCATTGTAATAGCGGGACCGCTATTCAATTTTATTTTTGCGATCCTCGCCTATGCGTTTGTATTCAACCACGGAGTCGATGACCTGGTGCCGGAAGTGGGGCGCGTAGAACCAGGCTCAATCGCGTACAGCGCCGGGGTCAGGGCCGGTGATGTGCTGATGGATCTGGATGGTCGCCCGGTTAATGGCTGGGGTGAACATCGAATCTACTTGATGAAGCGTGCGTTGTCTGGCGAGGTTATTCACCTTCGTGTCCGCAAGACGGATGGTGCGGAACATGCGACTACAATTGACCTGTCTGCTGTTGATGTGGGGGTGTTGCGTGGCCGTGTATTTGAGGATGCCCTGGGCTTGTTTCCTTTTCAGCAGCTTGTCGAACCGGTTGTCGGCAATGTTCTGGAAGGAGCCGGAAAAGCCGCGGGCCTGAGGCAGGGAGATCGTGTTGTCTCGGTAAATAACCAGGAAATGAAAACATGGATGGATCTTGTGGCCGTAGTAGGGAGCAATCCCGGCAATGAGCTTTCAATGATAATTGATCGTAATGGCGTCAAACAGAAGCTCAGGGTAATTCCTGAAACCGTGGCTACGGCTGAACGGGTTACCGGCAGGATCAATGTTTCTGTTCAGTTGCCGGAGTTCCCGAAAAACAAACTGGTTCGCCTCGAGCAATCCGTTGGACAAAGCCTGCTATCTGCTTCCGAGCATACGTGGAATATGAGTGTGCTGACACTGCAGATGCTGTACAAGATGTTAAGTCTTGAGGTATCAACAGAAAACATCAGCGGCCCCATTACCATTGCCCAGTATGCAGGAAAGTCTGCGGAAGTCGGGCTGGACCGGTTTGTATTGTTTTTGGCGATAGTCAGTATAAGTCTTGGTGTTCTGAATTTGCTGCCAATCCCGGTTCTTGATGGAGGTCATCTTCTTTATTACCTGATAGAGGCAATAAAGGGATCACCTCTGAGTGAAGAGTCAATGGTGATTGGTCAACAGCTCGGGATGTTTCTCCTCGCGGGATTGATGATTCTGGCGTTTTATAACGACCTTACGCGTTTGTTCGGATAA